The following proteins come from a genomic window of Miscanthus floridulus cultivar M001 chromosome 2, ASM1932011v1, whole genome shotgun sequence:
- the LOC136526793 gene encoding probable ascorbate-specific transmembrane electron transporter 1 isoform X2 has product MPSRGGGGSTQPAVVVVAVAQPARRRTTRRRRAIMPVKSSASFRMTALPMLLTAQLLAAAVLALTLVWVLHFRGGVSWKPTSQSLFVYTAHPLFMVIGFIICTGEAVMAYRIVLGPTAAKKAVHLLLHLVALAFVAVGLYAAFKFHHDNGLPDIRSLHSWLGIATISLYALQWLVAFVYFVFPGAVMTMRADYAPWHIFFGLAIFLMAICTAETGLAKFVSASIVYPSEVFVINFTGIAILMFGVVVILAVILPSRY; this is encoded by the exons ATGCCATcacgcggcggtggcggcagcacGCAGCCGGCTGTGGTGGTTGTAGCCGTCGCGCAgccggcgaggaggaggacgacgagacGGCGACGCGCCATAATGCCTGTGAAGAGCAGCGCCAGCTTCCGCATGACCGCGCTGCCTATGCTGCTGACGGCGCAGCTGCTGGCGGCTGCCGTGCTCGCGCTCACGCTCGTCTGGGTGCTGCACTTTCGTGGAGGCGTCTCATGGAAGCCGACATCCCAATCTCTCTTCGTCTATACG GCACACCCTCTGTTCATGGTGATCGGCTTTATCATCTGCACCGGGGAAG CGGTGATGGCGTACAGGATCGTGCTTGGCCCGACGGCGGCCAAGAAGGCCGTGCACCTGCTGCTACATCTCGTAGCCCTCGCCTTCGTCGCCGTCGGCCTGTACGCCGCCTTCAAGTTCCACCATGACAACGGCCTCCCTGATATCCGCTCCCTGCATTCTTGGCTCGGGATTGCCACCATATCGCTCTATGCTCTTCAG TGGCTGGTGGCATTCGTGTACTTTGTCTTCCCCGGGGCCGTGATGACGATGAGGGCGGACTACGCTCCATGGCACATCTTCTTCGGCCTCGCCATCTTCCTCATGGCCATTTGCACTGCCGAGACCGGCCTGGCCAAGTTCGTCTCCGCCTCCATCGTTTACCCGAGCGAAGTGTTTGTCATCAACTTCACCGGGATCGCCATCCTCATGTTTGGCGTCGTTGTAATCTTGGCTGTCATCCTTCCGTCAAGATACTAG
- the LOC136526793 gene encoding probable ascorbate-specific transmembrane electron transporter 1 isoform X1, with protein sequence MPSRGGGGSTQPAVVVVAVAQPARRRTTRRRRAIMPVKSSASFRMTALPMLLTAQLLAAAVLALTLVWVLHFRGGVSWKPTSQSLFVYTAHPLFMVIGFIICTGEAVMAYRIVLGPTAAKKAVHLLLHLVALAFVAVGLYAAFKFHHDNGLPDIRSLHSWLGIATISLYALQLFILLLISQWLVAFVYFVFPGAVMTMRADYAPWHIFFGLAIFLMAICTAETGLAKFVSASIVYPSEVFVINFTGIAILMFGVVVILAVILPSRY encoded by the exons ATGCCATcacgcggcggtggcggcagcacGCAGCCGGCTGTGGTGGTTGTAGCCGTCGCGCAgccggcgaggaggaggacgacgagacGGCGACGCGCCATAATGCCTGTGAAGAGCAGCGCCAGCTTCCGCATGACCGCGCTGCCTATGCTGCTGACGGCGCAGCTGCTGGCGGCTGCCGTGCTCGCGCTCACGCTCGTCTGGGTGCTGCACTTTCGTGGAGGCGTCTCATGGAAGCCGACATCCCAATCTCTCTTCGTCTATACG GCACACCCTCTGTTCATGGTGATCGGCTTTATCATCTGCACCGGGGAAG CGGTGATGGCGTACAGGATCGTGCTTGGCCCGACGGCGGCCAAGAAGGCCGTGCACCTGCTGCTACATCTCGTAGCCCTCGCCTTCGTCGCCGTCGGCCTGTACGCCGCCTTCAAGTTCCACCATGACAACGGCCTCCCTGATATCCGCTCCCTGCATTCTTGGCTCGGGATTGCCACCATATCGCTCTATGCTCTTCAG TTGTTCATTTTATTGTTGATTTCGCAGTGGCTGGTGGCATTCGTGTACTTTGTCTTCCCCGGGGCCGTGATGACGATGAGGGCGGACTACGCTCCATGGCACATCTTCTTCGGCCTCGCCATCTTCCTCATGGCCATTTGCACTGCCGAGACCGGCCTGGCCAAGTTCGTCTCCGCCTCCATCGTTTACCCGAGCGAAGTGTTTGTCATCAACTTCACCGGGATCGCCATCCTCATGTTTGGCGTCGTTGTAATCTTGGCTGTCATCCTTCCGTCAAGATACTAG
- the LOC136526784 gene encoding probable helicase MAGATAMA 3 gives MHEYKWNFKEGDVAILSFPRPGSAAPSGRSSRRAMGSNEDAESECGRLVGTVRRHMPIDTRDPIGAIIHFYLGDSFDSNSSEANVLRKLQPRSTWYLTGLGSLATTQREYVALHAFRRLSGQMQNAILKPSPEHFPKYQEQPPAMPDCFTPNFADHLHRSFNGPQLSAIHWAATHTAAGTSNGVVKKQEPWPFTLVQGPPGTGKTHTVWGMLNVIHLVQYQHYYAALLKKLAPESYKQVSGSTSTSSETVAAGSIDELLQSMDQNLFRTLPKLCPKPRMLVCAPSNAATDELLARVLDRGFIDGEMKVYRPDVARVGVDSQSRAAQAVSVERRTDQLLMKGRDEVIGWLHQLKGREQQLSQEIAYFQRELNMVAAAGRSQGSVGVDPDVLAQRDRNRDILLQKLAASVESRDKVLVEMSRLLILESRFRPGSNFNMEDARASLEASFANEAEIVFTTVSSSGRKLFSRLTHGFDMVVIDEAAQASEVGVLPPLALGAARCVLVGDPQQLPATVISKAAGTLLYSRSLFERFQQAGCPTILLSVQYRMHPQIREFPSKYFYQGRLTDSESVVKLPDEAYYRDALMAPYIFYDMSHGRESHRGGSSSYQNIHEAQFALRLYEHLQKFLKANGAKKVSVGIITPYKLQLKCLQREFKDVMNTEEGKDIYINTVDAFQGQERDIIIMSCVRASNHGVGFVADIRRMNVALTRARRALWVVGNANALMQSEDWASLIADAKARKCFMDLDSIPKDFLPMKVPSNTPGRNSSNNIRNMRTGGGPRPRHLDMFSEPRAGMNMRPDEDERLNSVTRNGSYRNLDDFGRPGDRPRDNLQFGVPRRPNSSNGRREV, from the exons ATGCATGAATATAAATGGAATTTCAAAGAAGGTGATGTCGCTATTCTGTCATTTCCACGGCCTGGTTCAG CTGCTCCATCAGGCCGATCTAGTAGGAGGGCTATGGGTTCAAATGAGGATGCTGAATCGGAATGTGGACGGCTTGTCGGTACTGTTAGGCGCCATATGCCTATTGATACACGTGATCCTATTGGAGCTATTATCCATTTTTATCTTGGTGATTCATTTGATTCTAACAG CAGTGAGGCTAATGTTCTGAGGAAACTCCAACCTCGGAGTACATGGTATCTAACTGGACTCGGTTCTCTTGCAACAACACAAAGAGAATATGTTGCTTTGCACGCGTTCCGCCGTCTTAGTGGGCAG ATGCAAAATGCAATACTTAAACCAAGTCCAGAGCATTTCCCGAAGTATCAAGAGCAACCACCTGCCATGCCAGACTGTTTCACCCCAAATTTTGCTGATCATCTCCATCGTAGTTTCAATGGTCCTCAATTGTCGGCAATTCATTGGGCTGCAACACATACAGCTGCTGGCACAAGCAATGGTGTCGTAAAGAAACAAGAACCATGGCCTTTCACGTTGGTACAAGGTCCTCCTGGGACAGGGAAAACTCATACTGTGTGGGGGATGCTAAATGTTATCCATCTTGTTCAGTATCAACATTACTATGCCGCTTTGCTCAAGAAGCTTGCTCCTGAAAGTTACAAGCAAGTTAGTGGTAGTACCAGTACCAGCTCGGAGACTGTTGCGGCAGGGTCAATTGATGAACTATTGCAGAGCATGGATCAGAATCTATTTCGCACTCTTCCCAAGCTTTGCCCTAAGCCTCGGATGCTTGTATGTGCCCCATCAAATGCTGCAACAGATGAGCTTCTTGCTCGTGTTCTCGACCGTGGTTTTATAGATGGTGAAATGAAGGTATACCGCCCTGATGTTGCCCGTGTTGGAGTTGATTCGCAGTCTCGTGCTGCACAAGCTGTTTCTGTTGAAAGGAGGACAGATCAGCTTTTAATGAAGGGCCGTGATGAAGTAATTGGGTGGCTACATCAGCTGAAAGGCCGTGAGCAGCAGCTATCACAGGAGATTGCCTATTTTCAAAGGGAACTCAATATGGTTGCAGCGGCTGGTAGATCCCAGGGTTCAGTAGGGGTAGATCCTGATGTTCTTGCTCAAAGGGATCGTAACCGTGATATTCTGCTACAGAAACTTGCTGCGTCAGTTGAAAGCAGGGATAAAGTATTGGTGGAGATGTCGCGGCTGCTGATATTAGAAAGCAGGTTCCGTCCTGGCAGCAACTTCAATATGGAAGATGCTAGGGCAAGTCTGGAAGCCAGTTTTGCCAATGAAGCTGAGATTGTTTTTACAACTGTGTCAAGTAGCGGGCGTAAGTTATTTTCTCGCCTGACTCATGGCTTTGATATGGTTGTTATTGATGAGGCTGCTCAGGCTAGTGAAGTAGGAGTCCTCCCTCCACTGGCTCTTGGTGCAGCTAGATGTGTCCTGGTTGGTGATCCACAGCAGCTCCCTGCTACTGTTATTAGCAAAGCAGCTGGAACTTTGCTTTACAGTAGGAGTCTTTTCGAGAGGTTTCAGCAAGCTGGTTGTCCTACCATTTTGTTGTCAGTGCAATACAGGATGCATCCCCAGATCCGTGAATTTCCATCAAAATACTTCTATCAAGGTCGCCTTACAGATAGTGAGAGTGTTGTTAAATTACCTGATGAAGCCTATTACAGAGATGCACTTATGGCACCTTATATCTTTTACGACATGTCACATGGTCGTGAGTCTCATAGGGGTGGGTCATCTTCATATCAGAATATTCACGAAGCGCAGTTTGCATTGCGTTTGTATGAGCACCTTCAGAAGTTCCTGAAAGCTAATGGTGCCAAGAAGGTTTCTGTTGGTATAATCACGCCATATAAGTTGCAGTTGAAATGCCTTCAGCGGGAATTCAAGGATGTTATGAATACTGAGGAAGGGAAGGATATCTACATAAATACAGTTGATGCTTTTCAAGGCCAGGAGCGTGACATCATTATTATGTCATGTGTCCGTGCTTCAAACCATGGTGTGGGTTTTGTTGCTGATATACGCCGTATGAATGTAGCTCTAACTCGAGCTAGGAGAGCTCTATGG GTTGTTGGTAATGCTAATGCTCTCATGCAGTCTGAGGACTGGGCATCACTAATAGCGGATGCGAAGGCCAGGAAATGTTTTATGGACCTGGATAGCATTCCCAAAGATTTCTTACCCATGAAGGTTCCATCTAATACTCCAGGTAGGAATTCTTCCAACAACATCCGGAACATGAGAACTGGTGGTGGACCTAGACCAAGACACTTAGACATGTTCTCAGAACCGAGGGCTGGTATGAACATGAGGCCTGATGAAGATGAGCGTCTGAATTCTGTTACAAGAAATGGTAGTTACAGGAATTTGGATGATTTTGGCCGACCTGGTGATCGCCCCAGGGATAATCTGCAGTTTGGAGTTCCCAGGAGGCCAAATTCTTCTAATGGAAGGAGAGAAGTGTAA